In Streptomyces sp. NBC_00878, a single window of DNA contains:
- the rpmB gene encoding 50S ribosomal protein L28 produces MAANCDVCGKGPGFGNNISHSHRRTPRRWNPNIQRVRTVVGGTPKRVNACTSCIKAGKVSR; encoded by the coding sequence GTGGCTGCCAACTGCGACGTCTGCGGCAAGGGGCCGGGCTTCGGCAACAACATCTCGCACTCTCACCGCCGTACGCCCCGTCGCTGGAACCCGAACATCCAGCGCGTTCGTACCGTGGTGGGCGGGACGCCGAAGCGCGTGAACGCTTGCACCTCGTGCATCAAGGCCGGCAAGGTCTCGCGCTGA
- the thiD gene encoding bifunctional hydroxymethylpyrimidine kinase/phosphomethylpyrimidine kinase: protein MSASSRAGAPPRVLTVAGSDSGGGAGIQADLKTMLAFGVHGMSVLTAVTAQNSLGVQGAWELPVEAVRAQYRSVVDDIGVDAVKTGMLASAELVEAVAELIGGTAVPSVVDPVGVSKHGDPLLAASALDSVRTKLLPVATVATPNLDEVAQLTGLRVESEDGMRRAAAAVLSYGPTWVLIKGGHLSGDAVDFLTDGSAEHWLRAPRLDNRHTHGTGCTLASAIASGLAKGEPVPTAVAAAKEYVTGAIAGGFALGGGIGPVDHGWRFGAGDA from the coding sequence GTGAGTGCCTCGTCCCGTGCGGGTGCCCCGCCGCGTGTACTGACCGTCGCGGGCTCCGACTCCGGTGGCGGCGCCGGGATCCAGGCCGACTTGAAGACGATGCTGGCGTTCGGCGTGCACGGCATGAGCGTGCTCACCGCCGTCACCGCGCAGAACTCCCTGGGCGTACAAGGCGCTTGGGAACTGCCGGTGGAGGCGGTGCGCGCGCAGTACCGCAGCGTGGTCGACGACATCGGCGTCGACGCCGTGAAGACCGGCATGCTCGCCTCCGCCGAACTCGTCGAGGCCGTCGCCGAGTTGATCGGCGGCACGGCCGTGCCCTCGGTCGTCGACCCGGTCGGCGTCTCCAAGCACGGCGACCCGCTGCTCGCCGCGTCCGCGCTGGACTCCGTACGCACGAAGCTGCTGCCCGTCGCCACGGTGGCGACGCCGAACCTCGACGAGGTGGCCCAGTTGACGGGTCTGCGGGTCGAGTCGGAGGACGGGATGCGGCGCGCGGCGGCGGCCGTCCTGTCGTACGGGCCGACGTGGGTGCTGATCAAGGGCGGTCACCTCAGCGGCGACGCCGTCGACTTCCTCACGGACGGCTCGGCGGAGCACTGGCTGCGGGCTCCCCGGCTCGACAACCGGCACACGCACGGCACGGGGTGCACCCTCGCGAGCGCCATCGCTTCGGGGCTCGCGAAGGGGGAGCCGGTGCCGACGGCGGTCGCGGCGGCGAAGGAGTACGTCACCGGGGCGATCGCGGGCGGCTTCGCGCTCGGGGGCGGGATCGGGCCGGTGGATCATGGCTGGCGGTTCGGGGCGGGCGACGCGTAA
- a CDS encoding thiamine-phosphate kinase, translating into MKGTVGELGEFGLIKELTSRLTTTPAVRVGPGDDAAVVAAPDRRVVASTDILLEGRHFRRDWSTAYDVGRKAAAQNLADIAAMGAVPTALLLGLVVPAELPATWPSELMDGIRDECQVAGAAVVGGDVVRGDTITVAITALGDLRNHEPVTRAGAQPGDVVAVTGWLGWSAAGHAVLSRGFRSPRAFVEAHRRPEPPYHAGPAAAGLGATSMTDVSDGLIADLGHIAEASKVRIDVRSGAVDIPSQMNDIGQAVGVDPIQWVLTGGEDHAIVATFPADVKLPARWKVIGEVLNPSALPQVTVDGAPWTSKGGWDHFGDIES; encoded by the coding sequence GTGAAGGGAACCGTGGGCGAGTTGGGGGAGTTCGGGCTCATCAAGGAGCTCACCTCACGGCTCACCACCACTCCGGCGGTACGCGTCGGGCCGGGCGACGACGCCGCCGTGGTGGCCGCCCCCGACCGCAGGGTCGTGGCGAGCACCGACATCCTCCTGGAGGGACGGCACTTCCGGCGCGACTGGTCCACGGCGTACGACGTAGGTCGCAAGGCGGCCGCGCAGAACCTCGCGGACATCGCCGCGATGGGTGCCGTGCCGACCGCGCTGCTGCTCGGCCTGGTGGTCCCGGCCGAACTGCCCGCCACCTGGCCGTCCGAGCTGATGGACGGCATCCGCGACGAGTGCCAGGTCGCCGGCGCGGCCGTGGTCGGCGGCGATGTCGTACGCGGCGACACGATCACCGTGGCGATCACCGCGCTCGGCGATCTGCGCAACCACGAGCCGGTCACGCGCGCGGGCGCCCAGCCCGGTGACGTGGTGGCCGTGACGGGCTGGCTGGGCTGGTCCGCGGCCGGGCACGCCGTCCTCTCCCGCGGCTTCCGCTCGCCGCGCGCCTTCGTCGAGGCCCACCGGCGCCCGGAACCGCCGTACCACGCGGGCCCCGCGGCCGCCGGACTCGGCGCGACCTCGATGACGGACGTCAGCGACGGGCTGATCGCCGACCTCGGGCACATCGCCGAGGCCAGCAAGGTGCGTATCGACGTCCGCTCCGGCGCCGTCGACATCCCCTCGCAGATGAACGACATCGGTCAGGCCGTCGGCGTCGACCCCATCCAGTGGGTGCTCACTGGGGGCGAGGACCACGCGATCGTGGCGACCTTCCCGGCGGACGTGAAACTGCCCGCGCGCTGGAAGGTGATCGGCGAGGTCCTCAACCCGTCGGCGCTGCCGCAGGTCACGGTCGACGGGGCGCCGTGGACCAGCAAGGGCGGCTGGGACCACTTCGGGGACATCGAGTCGTGA
- a CDS encoding Lrp/AsnC ligand binding domain-containing protein, whose translation MVQAYILIQTEVGKASTVAEMISKIQGVIQAEDVTGPYDVIVRAQADTVDDLGRMVVAKVQQVDGITRTLTCPVVHL comes from the coding sequence GTGGTACAGGCGTACATCCTGATCCAGACGGAGGTCGGCAAAGCGTCGACCGTCGCCGAAATGATCAGCAAGATACAAGGGGTGATCCAGGCCGAGGACGTGACCGGACCGTACGACGTCATCGTTCGAGCCCAGGCTGACACAGTGGACGATCTCGGCCGTATGGTGGTCGCGAAAGTCCAGCAAGTGGACGGCATCACGCGTACTCTGACCTGCCCGGTCGTGCACCTGTAG
- a CDS encoding DUF3515 domain-containing protein, which yields MDFFRHRRFSYLGLPALVLLIAATGCSSADDNATTAVPSPGAKATELCQNLDKSLPRKVDGLDREDPEPRSALTAGWGSPAIILRCGVQRPPKMVDPKVAEGGDPDAVGGGVNGVGWLMEKRDDGATRFTSAQRLAYVEVTVPGGRDSSSVLVDLAGAIKKAIPEGIAD from the coding sequence GTGGACTTCTTCCGTCACCGGCGCTTCTCTTACCTCGGGCTGCCCGCCCTCGTCCTGCTGATCGCGGCCACAGGCTGCTCCTCAGCAGACGACAACGCCACGACCGCGGTTCCCAGCCCGGGCGCGAAGGCCACCGAGCTGTGCCAGAACCTGGACAAGTCGCTGCCGCGGAAGGTGGACGGACTCGACCGGGAGGATCCCGAGCCCCGGTCCGCGCTGACCGCGGGCTGGGGAAGCCCGGCGATCATACTGCGCTGTGGTGTCCAGCGGCCGCCCAAGATGGTCGACCCCAAGGTCGCCGAGGGCGGTGACCCGGACGCGGTCGGCGGCGGGGTGAACGGAGTGGGCTGGCTGATGGAGAAGCGGGACGACGGGGCGACCCGCTTCACGTCCGCCCAGCGTCTGGCGTACGTGGAGGTCACTGTGCCAGGGGGGCGGGACTCTTCGTCCGTGCTTGTCGACTTGGCCGGGGCCATCAAGAAGGCGATTCCCGAGGGGATTGCCGACTGA
- a CDS encoding D-alanine--D-alanine ligase family protein, which yields MSTVNLPPSPEQPPRKPRVAVVFGGRSSEHGISMVTAGAVLRAIDRTKYDVLPIGITREGRWALTADAPERMTITERRTPVVEELAESVEGGVVLSVDPANREVVYSERGSVPKALGEVDVVFPMLHGPYGEDGTLQGLLELSGVPYVGSGVLSSAVGQDKEYMKAVFISFGLPVGPYMVVRPREWELDESAVRKRIIDFAGEHGWPLFVKPARAGSSIGISKVNDLSGLDEAIATAQYHDPKFLVEAMLRGREIECGVLEFEDGPRASVPAEIPPAPSHDYYDFEAKYIDSTPGIVPAPLTPEQTTEVRRLAVEAFNAASCEGLVRADFFLTEDGTFIVNEINTMPGFTPISMYPQMWEATGVPYPELVDRLIQAAMRRSTGLR from the coding sequence ATGAGCACTGTGAACCTCCCCCCGAGCCCTGAGCAGCCGCCGCGCAAGCCACGCGTTGCGGTCGTCTTCGGCGGGCGCAGCTCCGAACACGGGATCTCCATGGTCACCGCCGGAGCCGTTCTGAGGGCCATCGACCGGACCAAGTACGACGTCCTGCCGATCGGAATCACCAGGGAAGGCCGCTGGGCGCTCACCGCCGACGCACCGGAACGCATGACCATCACCGAGCGCCGTACGCCCGTCGTCGAGGAGCTCGCCGAGTCGGTCGAGGGCGGCGTGGTGCTCTCCGTCGACCCCGCCAACCGCGAAGTCGTCTACAGCGAGCGCGGCTCGGTCCCCAAGGCGCTCGGCGAGGTCGACGTCGTCTTCCCGATGCTGCACGGTCCGTACGGCGAGGACGGCACCCTCCAGGGTCTCCTGGAGCTCTCCGGAGTCCCGTACGTCGGTTCGGGCGTGCTCTCCTCGGCCGTCGGCCAGGACAAGGAGTACATGAAGGCGGTGTTCATCTCCTTCGGGCTGCCGGTCGGCCCGTACATGGTGGTCCGCCCCCGCGAGTGGGAGCTCGACGAGTCGGCCGTCCGCAAGAGGATCATCGACTTCGCGGGGGAGCACGGCTGGCCGCTCTTCGTGAAGCCCGCGCGCGCGGGGTCCTCGATCGGCATCTCCAAGGTCAACGACCTGTCCGGCCTCGACGAGGCGATCGCGACGGCCCAGTACCACGACCCGAAGTTCCTCGTGGAGGCGATGCTGCGCGGCCGGGAGATCGAGTGCGGGGTCCTGGAGTTCGAGGACGGACCGCGGGCTTCCGTACCGGCCGAGATCCCGCCGGCGCCGTCGCACGACTACTACGACTTCGAGGCGAAGTACATCGACTCGACGCCCGGCATCGTGCCCGCCCCGCTGACCCCGGAGCAGACCACCGAGGTCCGGCGCCTCGCCGTCGAGGCCTTCAATGCCGCCTCCTGCGAGGGCCTGGTCCGCGCGGACTTCTTCCTCACCGAGGACGGCACCTTCATCGTCAACGAGATCAACACCATGCCGGGCTTCACGCCGATCTCCATGTACCCGCAGATGTGGGAGGCGACCGGGGTGCCCTACCCGGAACTGGTCGACCGCCTGATCCAGGCGGCAATGCGCCGTTCGACAGGCCTGCGCTGA
- a CDS encoding NAD(P)H-dependent glycerol-3-phosphate dehydrogenase, producing MTTSGKPVRAAVFGTGSWGTAFGMVLADAGCDVTLWGRRAELAEAVNSTRTNPDYLPGIELPDNLRATTDAAEAARDADFTVLAVPSQTLRANLADWAPLLAPGTVLVSLMKGVELGSAMRMSEVIEDVAKVGADRVAVVTGPNLAREIAARMPAAAVVACSDEAVAQRLQAACHTPYFRPYTNTDVVGCELGGAVKNVIGLAVGIADGMGLGDNAKGSLITRGLAETTRLGLAMGADPLTFSGLAGLGDLVATCSSPLSRNHTFGTNLGKGMTLQETIAVTKQTAEGVKSCESVLDLARRHGVDMPITETVVDIVHDGKPPVVALKEMMARSAKPERR from the coding sequence GTGACGACATCCGGCAAGCCCGTCAGGGCGGCCGTCTTCGGGACCGGATCGTGGGGCACGGCCTTCGGCATGGTGCTCGCCGACGCCGGATGCGACGTGACGCTGTGGGGACGGCGGGCCGAGCTCGCCGAAGCGGTCAACTCCACGCGTACGAACCCCGACTACCTGCCCGGGATCGAACTCCCGGACAACCTGCGGGCCACCACGGACGCCGCCGAAGCCGCCCGCGACGCCGACTTCACGGTGCTCGCCGTGCCCTCGCAGACGTTGCGCGCGAACCTGGCGGACTGGGCGCCACTGCTCGCCCCCGGCACGGTTCTCGTCTCCCTCATGAAGGGTGTCGAACTCGGCTCCGCCATGCGGATGAGCGAGGTGATCGAGGATGTCGCGAAGGTCGGCGCCGACCGTGTCGCCGTGGTCACCGGGCCCAACCTCGCCCGGGAGATCGCCGCCCGTATGCCGGCCGCCGCGGTAGTCGCGTGCAGCGACGAGGCGGTGGCCCAGCGACTCCAGGCCGCCTGCCACACGCCGTACTTCCGCCCCTACACCAACACCGACGTGGTGGGCTGCGAGCTCGGCGGCGCCGTCAAGAACGTCATCGGCCTCGCCGTCGGCATCGCGGACGGCATGGGGCTCGGCGACAACGCCAAGGGGTCCCTCATCACACGGGGATTGGCGGAGACGACCCGGCTCGGCCTCGCCATGGGCGCCGACCCGCTGACGTTCTCGGGACTCGCCGGGCTGGGCGACCTGGTGGCGACCTGTTCCTCGCCGCTCTCGCGCAACCACACCTTCGGCACCAACCTCGGCAAGGGCATGACCCTCCAGGAGACCATCGCCGTCACCAAGCAGACCGCCGAGGGCGTCAAGTCCTGTGAATCCGTACTGGACTTGGCCCGCAGGCACGGTGTCGACATGCCCATCACGGAGACCGTCGTCGACATCGTCCACGACGGCAAGCCTCCGGTGGTCGCCCTCAAGGAGATGATGGCGCGCAGCGCGAAGCCCGAGCGGCGCTGA
- a CDS encoding 1-acyl-sn-glycerol-3-phosphate acyltransferase, translating into MPRRRIGFWYRFAAVLCKPPLVVLIKRDWRGMENIPAEGGFITAVNHNSHVDPFAYGHFQYNTGRVPRFLAKSGLFKKGFAGAAMRGTGQIPVYRESSDALSAYRAAIDAVERGECVVFYPEATLTRDPDLWPMTGKTGAARVALQTRCPVIPVAQWGANHLLAPYAKKPDLWPRKTHQVFAGPPVDLSRFYDKEMTPDLLKEATEVIMAAITSQLEGLRGEKAPATPYDPRQVRREQRRRTLVEEERDEKSEKAERGELEKAAPEVVAEAVAEKAVREMTEAEHEKGHGK; encoded by the coding sequence GTGCCCCGCCGCAGAATCGGCTTCTGGTACCGCTTCGCAGCGGTTCTCTGCAAACCGCCGCTGGTGGTTCTGATCAAGCGGGACTGGCGTGGAATGGAGAACATTCCTGCCGAGGGCGGATTTATCACCGCGGTGAACCACAATTCTCACGTGGATCCGTTCGCGTACGGACACTTTCAGTACAACACGGGCCGAGTTCCGCGATTCCTCGCCAAGAGCGGGCTTTTCAAGAAGGGCTTCGCCGGTGCGGCCATGCGCGGGACCGGGCAGATCCCGGTGTACCGCGAGAGCAGCGACGCGCTCAGTGCCTACCGGGCCGCGATCGACGCCGTGGAGCGCGGGGAGTGCGTCGTCTTCTATCCCGAGGCCACTCTCACCCGTGACCCCGACCTGTGGCCGATGACCGGCAAGACGGGTGCCGCGCGGGTCGCGCTGCAGACCAGGTGCCCGGTGATTCCGGTGGCCCAGTGGGGCGCCAACCACCTGCTCGCCCCGTACGCCAAGAAGCCCGACCTCTGGCCGCGCAAGACCCATCAGGTGTTCGCCGGCCCGCCCGTGGACCTCTCGCGCTTCTACGACAAGGAGATGACCCCCGACCTCCTGAAGGAGGCGACCGAGGTCATCATGGCCGCGATCACCTCGCAGCTGGAGGGGCTCCGCGGCGAGAAGGCGCCCGCGACGCCGTACGACCCGCGCCAGGTGCGCAGGGAGCAGCGGCGCAGGACGCTGGTGGAGGAAGAGCGGGACGAGAAGAGCGAGAAGGCGGAGCGGGGCGAGCTGGAAAAGGCCGCGCCCGAGGTGGTGGCGGAAGCGGTGGCGGAAAAGGCCGTGCGGGAAATGACCGAGGCAGAGCACGAAAAGGGGCACGGCAAGTGA
- the cofC gene encoding 2-phospho-L-lactate guanylyltransferase yields MQWTLVVPLKALSRAKSRLSDTAADGLRPGLALAFAQDTVAAALACPVVGDVAVVTGDVRAGRELAALGARIVPDEPGGGLNAALAHAASAVRTGSPRSPLAALNADLPALRPLELARVLIAAAEFPRAFLADAAAFGTTLLAASPDRELLPAFGTDSRRRHRASGAAELLLSDVPSVRQDVDTGEDLRAALALGVGPRTAAAVERIKAA; encoded by the coding sequence GTGCAGTGGACCTTGGTCGTACCCCTGAAAGCCCTGTCGCGGGCGAAGAGCAGGCTCTCGGACACCGCGGCCGACGGTCTGCGCCCCGGCCTCGCCCTGGCGTTCGCGCAGGACACGGTGGCCGCGGCGCTGGCCTGCCCGGTGGTCGGGGATGTGGCGGTCGTCACGGGAGATGTGCGGGCAGGACGCGAGTTGGCCGCGCTGGGCGCCCGCATCGTCCCGGACGAACCGGGCGGCGGCCTGAACGCCGCCCTGGCGCACGCGGCCTCGGCCGTACGCACCGGAAGCCCCCGGAGTCCGCTGGCGGCCCTGAACGCCGATCTGCCCGCCCTGCGCCCCCTGGAATTGGCCCGGGTCCTCATCGCGGCCGCCGAATTCCCCCGCGCTTTCCTGGCCGATGCCGCTGCATTCGGCACCACTCTCCTCGCCGCGTCCCCGGACCGCGAATTGCTCCCGGCATTCGGCACCGATTCCCGCCGCCGCCACCGCGCCTCGGGCGCCGCGGAACTCCTCCTGTCCGACGTGCCCTCCGTACGCCAGGACGTGGACACGGGCGAGGACCTGCGAGCGGCATTGGCACTGGGGGTGGGCCCGCGCACGGCGGCGGCGGTGGAGCGCATCAAGGCAGCCTGA
- a CDS encoding HU family DNA-binding protein, whose translation MNKAQLVEAIADKVGGRQQAAEAVDAVLDAIVRAVVGGDRVSVTGFGSFEKVDRPARYARNPQTGERVRVKKTSVPRFRAGQGFKDLVSGSKKLPRGGEVAVKKAPKGSLSGTATATVRKAAAKKATAKKAVAKKTTAKRTVAKKTTAKKTTATARKTTAKKTSAAAKKTTAKKTTAKKAAAKKAPAKKAAAKKAPAKKSAARKTTAKKATARR comes from the coding sequence GTGAACAAGGCGCAGCTCGTAGAAGCGATTGCCGACAAGGTCGGCGGGCGTCAGCAGGCCGCGGAGGCGGTCGACGCCGTACTGGACGCCATCGTCCGTGCAGTTGTCGGCGGGGACCGGGTCTCGGTCACCGGCTTCGGTTCCTTCGAGAAGGTGGACCGTCCGGCCCGTTACGCCCGCAACCCGCAGACCGGGGAGCGCGTTCGGGTCAAGAAGACCTCCGTCCCGCGTTTCCGCGCGGGCCAGGGCTTCAAGGACCTGGTGAGCGGCTCGAAGAAGCTGCCGCGCGGTGGCGAGGTCGCGGTCAAGAAGGCCCCGAAGGGCAGCCTGTCCGGCACCGCCACCGCCACGGTCAGGAAGGCCGCGGCCAAGAAGGCCACCGCGAAGAAGGCGGTGGCGAAGAAGACCACCGCCAAGAGGACCGTCGCCAAGAAGACGACGGCCAAGAAGACCACGGCGACGGCCAGGAAGACCACCGCCAAGAAGACCTCGGCGGCGGCCAAGAAGACCACCGCCAAGAAGACCACCGCCAAGAAGGCGGCGGCGAAGAAGGCCCCGGCGAAGAAGGCCGCGGCCAAGAAGGCGCCGGCCAAGAAGTCGGCGGCCCGCAAGACCACCGCCAAGAAGGCCACCGCCCGCAGGTAG
- the leuD gene encoding 3-isopropylmalate dehydratase small subunit, translating to MEAFTTHTGRAVPLRRSNVDTDQIIPAHWLKKVTRDGFEDGLFEAWRKDPSFILNQPERAGATVLVAGPDFGTGSSREHAVWALQNYGFKAVISSRFADIFRGNSLKNGLLTVVLEQKIVDALQELTENDPEAEVTVDLEAREVRAEGITAAFELDENARWRLLNGLDDISITLQNEADISAYESKRPSHKPRTVQV from the coding sequence ATGGAAGCATTCACCACGCACACCGGCCGGGCCGTCCCGCTGCGCCGCAGCAACGTGGACACCGACCAGATCATCCCCGCCCACTGGCTCAAGAAGGTGACCAGGGACGGTTTCGAGGACGGGCTCTTCGAGGCCTGGCGCAAGGACCCGTCCTTCATCCTCAACCAGCCCGAGCGCGCGGGCGCCACGGTCCTGGTCGCGGGTCCCGACTTCGGTACGGGCTCCTCGCGCGAGCACGCCGTGTGGGCGCTGCAGAACTACGGCTTCAAGGCCGTCATCTCGTCCCGTTTCGCGGACATCTTCCGAGGCAACTCGCTCAAGAACGGCCTGCTCACAGTGGTTCTGGAGCAGAAGATCGTGGACGCGCTCCAGGAGCTCACCGAGAACGACCCCGAGGCCGAGGTCACGGTGGACCTGGAGGCCCGCGAGGTGCGCGCCGAGGGCATCACGGCGGCCTTCGAGCTCGACGAGAACGCCCGCTGGCGGCTGCTGAACGGGCTGGACGACATCTCCATCACCCTGCAGAACGAGGCGGACATCTCCGCGTACGAGTCCAAGCGGCCCTCCCACAAGCCGCGGACCGTTCAGGTGTGA
- the leuC gene encoding 3-isopropylmalate dehydratase large subunit has protein sequence MGRTLAEKVWDDHVVRRAEGEPDLLFIDLHLLHEVTSPQAFDGLRQAGRPVRRLDLTIATEDHNTPTLDIDKPIADPVSRVQLETLRKNAAEFGVRLHSLGDVEQGVVHVVGPQLGLTQPGTTVVCGDSHTSTHGAFGALAFGIGTSQVEHVLATQTLPLARPKTMAITVDGELPEDVTAKDLILAIITKIGTGGGQGYILEYRGSAIEKLSMEARMTICNMSIEAGARAGMIAPDETTFAYIKGRAHAPEGEEWDAAVAYWKTLRTDEDAEFDAEVVIDGASLAPFVTWGTNPGQGAPLSAAVPDPASYEDASERLAAEKALEYMGLEAGQPLRDIKVDTVFVGSCTNGRIEDLRAAASIVEGRKVADGVRMLVVPGSARVGLQAVSEGLDLVFKEAGAEWRHAGCSMCLGMNPDQLAPGERSASTSNRNFEGRQGRGGRTHLVSPQVAAATAVLGHLASPADLSDADVRTPAGV, from the coding sequence ATGGGTAGGACACTCGCGGAGAAGGTCTGGGACGACCATGTCGTCCGGCGCGCGGAGGGCGAGCCCGACCTTCTCTTCATCGATCTGCACCTGCTGCACGAGGTGACCAGCCCCCAGGCCTTCGACGGTCTCCGTCAGGCGGGGCGCCCCGTGCGCCGGCTCGACCTCACCATCGCCACCGAGGATCACAACACCCCGACCCTCGACATCGACAAGCCCATCGCGGACCCGGTCTCGCGCGTCCAGCTGGAGACGCTGCGCAAGAACGCGGCCGAGTTCGGCGTACGCCTGCACTCGCTGGGCGACGTGGAGCAGGGCGTCGTCCACGTCGTGGGACCGCAGCTGGGCCTGACCCAGCCCGGCACCACGGTCGTGTGCGGTGACTCCCACACCTCCACGCACGGCGCCTTCGGCGCGCTGGCCTTCGGTATCGGCACCTCCCAGGTCGAGCATGTGCTGGCCACCCAGACGCTGCCGCTGGCCCGCCCGAAGACCATGGCCATCACCGTCGACGGCGAACTGCCCGAGGACGTCACGGCCAAGGACCTGATCCTGGCGATCATCACCAAGATCGGCACCGGCGGCGGCCAGGGCTACATCCTGGAGTACCGCGGCTCCGCCATCGAGAAGCTCTCGATGGAGGCCCGGATGACCATCTGCAACATGTCGATCGAGGCCGGCGCCCGCGCGGGCATGATCGCCCCCGACGAGACCACGTTCGCGTACATCAAGGGCCGCGCCCACGCCCCCGAGGGCGAGGAGTGGGACGCCGCCGTCGCGTACTGGAAGACCCTCAGGACGGACGAGGACGCGGAATTCGACGCCGAGGTCGTCATCGACGGCGCCTCCCTCGCGCCGTTCGTCACCTGGGGCACCAACCCCGGCCAGGGCGCGCCGCTTTCGGCGGCCGTCCCCGACCCTGCTTCGTACGAGGACGCTTCGGAGCGCCTCGCCGCCGAAAAGGCCCTGGAATACATGGGGTTGGAGGCCGGACAGCCGCTGCGCGACATCAAGGTCGACACCGTCTTCGTAGGTTCGTGCACCAACGGCCGTATCGAGGACCTGCGCGCGGCCGCCTCGATCGTCGAGGGCCGCAAAGTCGCCGACGGCGTACGGATGCTGGTGGTCCCCGGCTCCGCGCGCGTCGGTCTGCAGGCCGTGTCCGAGGGCCTGGACCTGGTCTTCAAGGAGGCCGGCGCCGAATGGCGGCACGCGGGCTGCTCGATGTGTCTGGGCATGAACCCCGACCAGCTGGCCCCCGGCGAGCGCTCCGCGTCCACCTCCAACCGCAACTTCGAGGGCAGGCAGGGCAGGGGCGGCCGTACGCACCTGGTCTCGCCGCAGGTCGCCGCCGCCACCGCCGTGCTGGGCCATCTGGCCTCCCCGGCAGACCTGTCCGACGCCGACGTCCGTACGCCCGCTGGAGTCTGA
- the ndgR gene encoding IclR family transcriptional regulator NdgR, translated as MDNSSGVGVLDKAALVLSALESGPATLAGLVAATGLARPTAHRLAVALEHHRMVARDMQGRFILGPRLAELAAAAGEDRLLATAGPVLTHLRDMTGESAQLYRRQGDMRICVAAAERLSGLRDTVPVGSTLTMKAGSSAQILMAWEEPERLHRGLQGARFTATALSGVRRRGWAQSIGEREPGVASVSAPVRGPSNRVVAAVSVSGPIERLTRHPGRMHAQAVIDAAGRLSEALRRTG; from the coding sequence ATGGACAACAGTAGCGGCGTCGGCGTTCTGGACAAGGCAGCCCTTGTCCTGAGCGCCCTGGAGTCCGGTCCGGCCACCCTCGCAGGGCTGGTCGCGGCGACCGGGCTGGCACGACCCACGGCACATCGCCTCGCCGTGGCACTTGAACACCACCGGATGGTGGCGCGCGACATGCAGGGCCGTTTCATTCTCGGCCCCCGGCTGGCCGAGCTGGCCGCGGCCGCGGGCGAGGACCGCCTCCTCGCGACGGCGGGCCCGGTGCTCACGCACCTGCGGGACATGACGGGCGAGAGCGCGCAGCTCTACCGCCGCCAGGGCGACATGCGTATCTGCGTCGCCGCGGCCGAGCGTCTGTCGGGGCTCAGGGACACGGTCCCGGTCGGCTCGACGCTGACCATGAAGGCCGGCTCCTCGGCCCAGATCCTGATGGCCTGGGAGGAGCCGGAGCGTCTGCACCGCGGCCTCCAGGGCGCCCGCTTCACGGCGACGGCCCTGTCGGGCGTACGGCGCCGGGGCTGGGCCCAGTCGATCGGCGAGCGCGAGCCGGGCGTCGCGTCCGTCTCGGCGCCGGTGCGCGGGCCGTCGAACCGCGTGGTCGCCGCCGTATCGGTCTCCGGACCCATCGAGCGCCTCACGCGCCACCCGGGCCGGATGCATGCCCAGGCGGTCATCGACGCGGCCGGGCGTCTCTCGGAGGCACTGCGCCGCACCGGCTGA